A window of the Pseudomonadales bacterium genome harbors these coding sequences:
- a CDS encoding SEL1-like repeat protein — MLSVRKAIAILCFMLITPYLCAGVLEDGRKAYLTENYKKAMKLLLPLAEEGNAKAQEMVAIMYDYGNGVNKDAAMAMSWYEKSAEQGNVSLQHDLGIRYFKGDRVNQDYKKAAHWWQLAAESGVAESQYNLGLMYAQGLGVDKDEVAAVKWYEKAVGNDHASAQYSLGIAYAFGQGVAVDYEKALTFFSMAAKKGIAQAQYNLGVLYENGRGTEIDFNQAKYWYEKAAGQGIAQAKQKLASVTNIEVTKKSNVLAGFKAESGDKISQKQSVAAVPTGSSAELVKQLSSQLQEERKKVASLSTEVTNNLLEIERLSNQIQSKSKSGDGLDQKITSMSQQLEKSRLQVADLQKQLKSQQNEERELNELLKSVNAEKQNVDLALSANQQESERLKAEIDSLKNVVQRSSAIEKEQQRLEKKYSKVLSEKENLEQELRSAKANVTDMQSLLAANEKLKKELEEVEKLRQLATEQQQNKGQLDQQVALLNKQLNESRHQISELTSQLNARRNEERELRALVDTISADKERVELALAANLKSSGELKSEIDQLKDVAHANQETNQERAQLENQFQQLLADKQRLEREFKDAETNIASLQNMLKARDSGESKLGELVEAVNLEKEKIQKELLARDMESQQLREEIKQLKSRVNQSSEVAAQQSSLEQKLLAANKGKDQLVHQLESALSSVARLEATIEKIDQQNNLAQSQRDELNKRYEEAVTMAESQAAALASLQTEKQEILAELKSITEQKIQSENMSKRLLAEANEKSTRIENIAAQNQASQHKQAELENNVAALSVELDTAKQTIAKLQSQLTSNNSALPIIQANPQVRVSRYSSFAGKSNWGQNREIFTKINGESWIKKQEPGHYFLHLIVLPSKKFVNKFFDMYPLQEAEKAYFVSRKGDKEVYNIIYGVYEDRSAALRGLDSLPEGIRKKEPMIRNYDSIQRYVAATNSGAANN; from the coding sequence ATGCTGAGTGTACGCAAAGCCATCGCTATTCTGTGTTTCATGTTAATCACGCCCTACCTCTGTGCGGGGGTGTTGGAGGATGGTCGTAAAGCTTATCTGACAGAAAACTATAAGAAAGCCATGAAGCTATTGCTGCCACTGGCTGAAGAGGGTAATGCTAAGGCCCAGGAAATGGTCGCAATAATGTACGACTATGGTAATGGCGTGAATAAAGATGCCGCAATGGCCATGAGTTGGTATGAGAAGTCGGCGGAGCAAGGAAACGTTTCTTTGCAGCATGATTTGGGTATTCGCTATTTCAAAGGTGACCGGGTAAATCAGGACTATAAAAAAGCGGCTCATTGGTGGCAGTTAGCGGCTGAATCGGGAGTGGCGGAATCGCAATATAATTTGGGGTTGATGTACGCTCAGGGGCTGGGTGTTGATAAAGATGAGGTGGCAGCCGTTAAATGGTATGAAAAGGCGGTTGGTAATGATCATGCCAGCGCCCAGTATAGCCTAGGCATAGCGTACGCATTTGGTCAGGGCGTAGCGGTAGATTATGAAAAAGCACTGACCTTTTTTAGCATGGCGGCAAAAAAAGGAATCGCCCAAGCGCAATACAACTTAGGCGTACTGTACGAAAATGGCAGAGGGACAGAGATAGATTTTAATCAGGCCAAGTATTGGTATGAGAAGGCGGCGGGTCAAGGCATTGCTCAAGCCAAACAAAAATTGGCGAGTGTGACCAATATAGAAGTGACAAAAAAGTCGAATGTGTTAGCAGGTTTTAAAGCAGAATCAGGTGATAAAATTTCACAAAAACAGTCAGTTGCGGCTGTTCCAACGGGTAGCTCTGCTGAGTTAGTCAAACAATTAAGCTCGCAGCTGCAGGAAGAGAGAAAGAAAGTCGCTTCATTATCAACGGAAGTCACAAATAACTTGTTAGAGATTGAACGACTTAGCAATCAAATCCAATCTAAATCAAAGAGTGGCGATGGGCTGGACCAGAAAATAACGTCAATGAGCCAGCAGTTGGAAAAGTCTCGTCTCCAAGTTGCTGATTTGCAAAAACAGTTGAAATCGCAACAGAATGAGGAGCGGGAGCTCAACGAACTGCTTAAATCGGTAAACGCTGAGAAGCAAAATGTTGATCTAGCGCTTAGCGCAAACCAACAGGAATCGGAGCGACTTAAAGCTGAAATCGATAGCTTGAAAAATGTTGTCCAGAGAAGTTCGGCTATAGAGAAAGAACAGCAAAGATTAGAGAAAAAATACAGCAAGGTGCTGTCTGAAAAAGAAAATTTAGAACAGGAGTTGCGAAGTGCTAAAGCGAATGTCACGGATATGCAGTCGTTGTTGGCCGCCAATGAAAAATTAAAAAAAGAGCTTGAGGAAGTCGAAAAGTTAAGGCAGTTAGCGACGGAGCAGCAGCAGAATAAAGGTCAACTAGATCAACAAGTCGCCCTGCTCAACAAACAGCTAAATGAATCCCGTCATCAAATTTCAGAATTGACCTCGCAGCTCAATGCGCGTCGTAATGAAGAGCGTGAGTTACGTGCGCTGGTAGATACTATTAGTGCTGATAAAGAGCGCGTTGAACTCGCTTTGGCCGCTAATTTGAAGAGTTCGGGTGAGTTGAAATCCGAGATTGACCAGCTTAAGGATGTTGCTCATGCGAACCAAGAGACAAATCAGGAACGAGCGCAGCTGGAAAACCAGTTTCAGCAGTTGTTAGCGGACAAACAAAGGTTAGAAAGAGAATTCAAAGATGCTGAAACCAATATCGCGAGTCTACAAAATATGCTCAAGGCTCGAGATAGCGGTGAAAGTAAATTGGGAGAGCTCGTCGAAGCGGTAAATTTGGAGAAGGAAAAAATCCAAAAAGAGTTGCTTGCTCGAGATATGGAAAGCCAACAGCTTCGTGAGGAGATTAAACAGCTTAAATCGAGAGTTAATCAATCATCTGAAGTGGCCGCCCAGCAATCGAGTTTGGAGCAGAAATTGTTAGCGGCTAATAAAGGTAAAGACCAGCTTGTCCATCAGTTAGAATCGGCGTTGTCGAGTGTCGCCCGGCTTGAAGCAACCATAGAAAAAATTGATCAGCAAAATAACCTCGCGCAAAGTCAGCGTGATGAATTGAATAAGCGCTATGAAGAGGCGGTGACTATGGCTGAGTCGCAAGCCGCAGCACTGGCGAGTTTGCAAACAGAAAAGCAAGAAATTTTAGCTGAGTTAAAGAGTATCACTGAGCAAAAAATACAATCGGAAAACATGTCCAAAAGGTTATTGGCGGAAGCTAACGAAAAATCTACCCGAATCGAGAACATAGCTGCTCAAAATCAAGCTTCTCAGCATAAACAGGCAGAGCTTGAAAATAATGTGGCGGCTTTATCTGTTGAGTTAGATACGGCTAAACAAACGATAGCGAAATTGCAGTCACAACTTACCAGCAATAACAGTGCGCTGCCGATCATACAGGCAAATCCACAGGTAAGGGTTTCAAGGTATAGCTCGTTTGCAGGCAAGAGTAACTGGGGGCAAAATCGTGAAATATTTACCAAAATAAATGGTGAAAGCTGGATCAAAAAACAGGAGCCAGGACATTACTTTTTACACTTGATCGTGTTGCCATCGAAGAAATTCGTCAACAAGTTTTTTGATATGTATCCTTTGCAGGAAGCGGAAAAGGCATATTTCGTGAGTCGTAAGGGTGATAAAGAAGTGTATAACATTATTTATGGTGTCTACGAAGATCGAAGTGCTGCTCTGCGCGGCCTTGATAGCCTTCCAGAAGGTATCCGCAAAAAAGAACCCATGATCAGAAACTATGACAGTATTCAACGTTATGTCGCTGCTACAAATTCCGGAGCAGCAAATAATTAG
- a CDS encoding DUF3014 domain-containing protein produces MQTETNEPMATGNENRLLQARVGTQWLVGAIITLIPLLTVIYFIFAWEPDRTDPDEHVNNRPVISDPLEKLPDDSLSRIPALDPNLSILESKISDSESKPKPKARPTQPQVATGTLPKLDHSDDEVLDGLSTLSPLLEWYIWLYTDEVVRKFVAVIDNIAEGKIVSKYISIPQPAKTFKGLIDESEKHYLDPQSYERYNIYADIFDSLKTEDMVNLYWRYFPLFEEAYKELGYSDDRKFHGTMLNAIDSLLAAPIIHDRIELVPRTSVIYKFADPTLESLPSAHKQLIRMGPRNMLIIFRKLEEVKEALSG; encoded by the coding sequence ATGCAAACTGAGACAAACGAACCTATGGCTACGGGAAATGAAAATAGATTATTACAGGCGCGCGTTGGTACGCAATGGTTAGTAGGCGCCATCATTACCCTGATACCACTGCTCACCGTCATTTATTTTATATTCGCTTGGGAGCCCGACCGTACCGACCCTGATGAGCACGTTAATAATCGACCCGTGATTTCTGACCCACTGGAGAAGCTTCCCGACGACTCTTTATCCAGAATACCTGCATTAGACCCCAATTTGAGCATACTGGAGTCAAAAATTAGTGACTCTGAAAGTAAGCCAAAACCGAAGGCTCGTCCTACTCAGCCACAGGTGGCGACAGGGACACTACCTAAGCTGGACCATAGCGATGATGAAGTACTCGACGGATTATCAACCCTATCTCCCCTGCTAGAATGGTACATATGGCTTTATACTGATGAAGTGGTACGCAAGTTTGTCGCCGTTATTGACAATATCGCGGAAGGAAAAATTGTCAGCAAGTACATCTCCATTCCTCAACCCGCTAAAACTTTCAAAGGCTTAATTGACGAGTCGGAAAAACACTATCTCGATCCGCAAAGCTACGAACGTTACAACATCTACGCCGATATTTTTGATTCGCTCAAGACTGAAGATATGGTAAATCTCTACTGGCGTTACTTTCCGCTATTTGAAGAGGCTTACAAAGAGCTAGGATATTCAGATGACCGCAAATTTCACGGCACTATGCTAAATGCCATAGATAGTCTGCTGGCGGCGCCAATAATACACGACCGAATTGAACTGGTACCACGCACATCCGTAATATATAAGTTTGCTGACCCAACGCTGGAATCACTCCCTAGCGCACATAAACAGCTTATTCGAATGGGCCCACGCAATATGCTAATTATCTTTAGAAAGCTCGAGGAAGTAAAAGAAGCCCTATCTGGTTAA